One Papaver somniferum cultivar HN1 chromosome 10, ASM357369v1, whole genome shotgun sequence genomic window carries:
- the LOC113317218 gene encoding inactive protein RESTRICTED TEV MOVEMENT 2-like yields the protein MEQMKRQRDMGERTNTRLLTYEDFQPSTDWTHDLNCHVLLVDLPGFKKEELKVQVDNSWKITISGERKVSENKYCRFKQISDVPKDSDIDKISGRFDGGLLFVIIPKKKAGEKLEESKNMNQNVKDIVKEKEKELQKEGDQKKKDDNKHEKKDEMEKIGVKEDLTAEKGETKDWRKEREVMKEKGKEVVKHLTENAKETISKTEAGLSKEGEILKEQGKEVAGNITANAKKVIGKHEGWRKEGEDVTEKGKEVMGGFMESAKGTVSKKGGWTKEREPVKEKGKEVVEVVEDFMGNAKEMISNNKVAIATAVIAFSIGVLYISHRLRSGGQ from the exons ATGGAACAAATGAAGAGACAGAGAGATATGGGAGAAAGAACAAACACTCGTCTGTTGACGTACGAGGATTTCCAACCATCTACAGATTGGACTCATGATTTGAATTGCCATGTGCTTCTCGTTGATCTTCCTG GTTTCAAGAAGGAGGAGCTTAAAGTGCAAGTTGATAATTCGTGGAAAATAACTATTAGCGGCGAAAGAAAGGTGAGCGAGAACAAGTACTGTCGCTTCAAGCAGATATCTGACGTGCCTAAAGATTCCGATATCGATAAAATTAGTGGCAGATTTGATGGAGGACTCCTGTTTGTAATCATCCCAAAGAAAAAAGCAGGTGAAAAACTGGAAGAATCGAAGAACATGAACCAAAACGTCAAAGATATcgtgaaagagaaggaaaaggaattaCAGAAGGAAGGagaccaaaagaaaaaagatgataACAAACATGAAAAGAAAGACGAAATGGAGAAAATTGGCGTAAAAGAGGATTTGACTGCAGAGAAGGGTGAAACGAAGGAttggagaaaggaaagagaggttatgaaagaaaaagggaaagaagTAGTTAAACATCTTACAGAAAATGCAAAGGAAACAATCAGCAAGACCGAGGCTGGTTTGAGCAAGGAAGGAGAAATTCTGAAAGAACAAGGGAAAGAAGTGGCAGGAAATATCACGGCGAATGCTAAAAAAGTAATTGGCAAGCATGAAGGTTggaggaaggaaggagaagatGTTACAGAAAAAGGGAAAGAAGTTATGGGAGGCTTCATGGAGAGTGCCAAGGGAACAGTCAGCAAGAAAGGGGGCTGGACCAAGGAAAGAGAACCTGtgaaagaaaaagggaaagaagTTGTGGAAGTAGTAGAAGATTTCATGGGGAATGCCAAAGAGATGATCAGCAACAATAAGGTTGCAATTGCAACAGCTGTGATTGCATTTTCAATCGGAGTACTGTATATATCTCATAGACTCCGATCAGGTGGGCAGTGA
- the LOC113317217 gene encoding alpha-amylase 3, chloroplastic-like codes for MAIYSVIIHPCLLEIPRLKTIKSSRLNYHDSKLGLKYDRTKFGWKNDGRRSFCNNYSRTHRICASSSSTDAATLVENSDTTEFSFKETFLLKRTEIVEGKVFVRLNQRKKDDKNFQLIVGCNIPGKWILHWGVTYVGDSGSDWDLPPPEMRPNGSVSIKDYAIETPLMQLSSHVEGETLYEIQINIKRNSSIAALNFVLKDEETGSWFQHRGRDFKVPLQDFIYEDAKTDTGAKKGFSIWPGYFDQLSSMLVKAEESQSIAQQNIDEVEGQKQHNKRMEGVCGEHIISKEVYFHNILSVSVWKCSEGDKNFVHLDTDLPGDVVVHWGVCRDHPKRWEIPPAPHPANTIIFKEKALRTSLQPKENGRGSSGLFSLDAELMGLVFVLKLNDKSWLKYMDKDFYIPLSSGLQNQTNQDETGGHLKQDVSGSSRVEESTGLTIEKPAEANDAVAYTAGIINEIRNLVSGITSEKGRKTKSKELHVNILQEIEKLAAEAYSIFRTASPTFWEEVTSDTETSKPPVELCSGTGSGYEILCQGFNWESHKSGKWYMELNDKASELSSLGFTIIWLPPPTESVSPEGYMPKDLYNLNSRYGNIEDLKVLVKKFHEVGIKVLGDVVLNHRCAHHQNQNGIWNIFGGRLKWDDSAVVADDPHFQGRGNKSSGDNFHAAPNIDHSQEFVRKDLKEWLNWLRKEIGYDGWRLDFVRGFWGGYVKDYLESSEPYFAVGEYWDSLSYTYGKMDHNQDAHRQRIIDWINATNGTSGAFDVTTKGILHSALEGCEYWRLSDESGKPPGVVGWWPSRAVTFIENHDTGSTQGHWRFPRGKEMQGYAYILTHPGTPSVFFDHIYSHYMPEISALISLRDRKKLHCRSTVEITMAEKDVYAAIIDENVAMKIGPGNYDPSSESKNWVLAVEGSDYKVWETS; via the exons aTGGCGATATATAGTGTAATTATTCATCCATGTTTATTGGAAATCCCTAGATTGAAAACCATAAAATCAAGTCGTTTGAATTATCATGATTCTAAGTTAGGTTTGAAGTATGATCGTACCAAATTCGGCTGGAAGAATGatggaagaagaagtttttgtAATAACTATAGTAGAACTCATAGAATCTGTGCTAGTTCTTCTTCTACAGATGCAGCAACTCTCGTTGAAAATTCTGATACTACAGAGTTTTCGTTTAAGGAGACGTTTTTGCTGAAGCGAACTGAAATT GTGGAGGGAAAGGTTTTTGTGAGATTGAATCAAAGAAAAAAGGATGATAAGAATTTCCAGCTAATAGTAGGATGTAATATTCCTGGGAAATGGATTTTGCACTGGGGTGTAACTTATGTTGGCGATTCTGGAAG TGATTGGGATCTACCTCCACCAGAAATGAGACCTAATGGTTCGGTTTCAATTAAG GATTATGCAATAGAGACTCCTTTGATGCAGTTATCGTCACATGTGGAAGGAGAGACACTCTATGAAATTCAAATTAATATCAAACGTAACAGCTCGATTGCAGCATTAAATTTTGTTTTGAAG GATGAGGAAACTGGGTCTTGGTTTCAGCACAGAGGCAGAGATTTCAAAGTGCCTCTTCAGGACTTCATTTATGAAGATGCCAAAACTGACACAGGTGCAAAGAAAGGCTTCAGTATATGGCCAG GATATTTTGATCAACTATCATCCATGCTTGTTAAGGCCGAAGAATCTCAATCCATCGCGCAACAAAACATTGATGAAGTCGAAGGCCAAAAGCAACATAATAAACGTATGGAAGGAGTCTGTGGAGAACATATCATATCTAAAGAAGTTTATTTTCACAACATTCTCAGTGTTTCTGTTTGGAAGTGCTCCGAGGGTGATAAAAATTTTGTGCATTTAGACACTGATCTACCTGGAGATGTTGTTGTTCACTGGGGAGTCTGCAGAGATCATCCAAAAAGATGGGAAATTCCTCCTGCCCCCCATCCAGCAAATACCAttatcttcaaagagaaggctTTGCGAACTTCATTACAG CCGAAAGAGAATGGACGTGGAAGTTCGGGATTGTTCTCCTTAGATGCAGAACTTATGGGGCTGGTTTTTGTACTGAAGCTAAATGATAAGAGTTGGCTGAAATATATGGATAAAGATTTCTATATTCCGCTTTCTAGTGGCTTGCAAAACCAAACTAACCAGGACGAAACTGGAGGGCATCTGAAGCAAGATGTCTCTGGTTCTTCAAGGGTTGAAGAGTCTACTGGTCTTACAATTGAAAAGCCTGCCGAGGCAAATGATGCAGTTGCATATACTGCAGGAATCATCAATGAGATAAGGAATTTGGTTAGTGGCATTACTTCTGAAAAGGGtcggaaaacaaaatcaaaagagttGCATGTAAATATCCTTCAAGAAATTGAGAAATTGGCTGCAGAAGCCTATAGTATCTTTAGAACTGCTTCTCCGACATTTTGGGAGGAGGTTACTTCAGATACTGAGACATCGAAGCCTCCTGTAGAACTGTGCTCAGGAACAGGGTCTGGTTATGAGATACTGTGCCAAGGATTTAACTGGGAATCCCATAAATCTGGAAAGTGGTACATGGAGCTCAATGACAAAGCTTCCGAGTTATCTTCACTTGGTTTTACTATAATATGGTTGCCACCTCCTACAGAATCCGTTTCACCTGAAGGTTATATGCCGAAGGATCTATATAACTTGAATTCCAG ATATGGAAATATTGAGGATTTAAAGGTGCTTGtgaagaaatttcatgaagtcgGGATCAAAGTTCTCGGAGATGTAGTCTTGAATCATCGATGTGCTCACCATCAAAACCAGAATGGTATTTGGAACATTTTTGGCGGTCGACTGAAATGGGATGATAGCGCCGTTGTTGCAGATGATCCACATTTCCAG GGCAGGGGTAATAAGAGTAGTGGAGATAATTTCCATGCTGCTCCTAACATTGATCATTCTCAAGAGTTTGTGAGGAAAGATCTTAAAGAGTGGCTCAACTGGCTAAG GAAAGAAATTGGGTATGATGGTTGGAGGCTAGATTTTGTTCGGGGATTCTGGGGAGGTTATGTCAAGGACTATTTAGAATCGAGTGAACCCTACTTTGCGGTTGGCGAATACTGGGACTCTCTCAGTTATACATATGGGAAAATGGATCATAATCAAGATGCTCATCGGCAAAGAATTATTGACTGGATAAATGCTACCAATGGAACTTCTGGGGCATTTGATGTCACCACCAAGGGGATCCTTCATTCT GCACTCGAGGGATGTGAATATTGGCGACTATCAGATGAAAGCGGAAAACCACCTGGGGTTGTTGGGTGGTGGCCTTCACGAGCTGTTACCTTTATAGAGAATCATGATACTGGCTCTACTCAG GGTCATTGGAGATTCCCACGTGGTAAGGAAATGCAGGGATATGCCTACATCTTGACACACCCTGGAACACCCTCAGTCTTCTTTGATCACATTTACTCCCATTACATGCCAGAAATTTCGGCACTGATATCCCTTAGAGACAGGAAAAAGCTACATTGTCGGAGTACT GTTGAAATAACCATGGCGGAAAAGGATGTGTATGCTGCGATAATTGATGAGAATGTTGCAATGAAGATTGGACCTGGGAATTATGATCCTTCTAGTGAGTCCAAGAATTGGGTGTTAGCGGTGGAGGGATCAGACTACAAGGTTTGGGAAACATCATGA